Below is a window of Corallococcus silvisoli DNA.
GCACGTTGGTGGTGACGAACACCGCCGGGCCCTCGATGGAGCGGTCCACGTGGCTCTCCGCGGCCAGGTGGAGCACGGCGTCGATGGCGTGCTCCTGGAGCACCCGGTCCACGCACGCCCGGTCGCCCACGTCGCCGTGGACGAAGACGTGGCGGGCGTCGTCTTCCAGGCCCGCCAGGTTCTCCAGGTTGCCCGCGTAGGTGAGCAGGTCCAGGTTGACGACCTTCCAGTCCGGCCGCTCTCGGAGCAGGAAGCGGACCAGGTTGGACCCGATGAAGCCGCACCCACCCGTGACCAGGACGTTCGTTGACATGGACCCAACCTCGGGGACGCGTGGGCGGCACTGGCTACTGTGTGGAAGTGCCTCCGTCAAGGCACGTCGAGCCCGCTTGTAAGGGCAGGCTCTCAGGTTGTAAGGGAACGCGCGCGTGTCACCGCGACCACCTCACGGCCCGGGCGGACCCTTGCACATCCATCAGCTGGTCACCCGCCTGGCGTGGGGCGACGCGATTGGCAACCAGGTGCGCTACCTCCAGAGCCTGCTGCGCTCCTGGGGACACACCTCCGAAATCTACGCGGACGCCTGGGATGACGCCTGCCGGGACCAGGTGCGCGCCGCGAAGAGCTACCCGCGCGAGGCCACGCGCGACTCCGTGCTGCTCGTGCACCACAGCTTTGAATCGAAGCTGGTGCCGCTCATCGCGCGCGCTCGCGGCCGCAAGCTGCTCGTCTACCACAACATCACCCCCGCCCGCCTCTTCGAGGGCTTCGACCGGGGGGCCGTGCTCGCGTGCGACGCCGCCCGCCAGGAGCTGCTGGCCCTGCGCCCCCACGTGGACGGCGCGTTCGCCTACTCGCGCTTCAGCGCGGAGGAGCTCGTCGCCGCGGGCTACCCGCGCGTGGACGTGCTGCCCTTCGCCATCGACTGGCATGCGTTCGACACGCCGCCGGATCCGGCGCTGATGGCGGAGCTGGACGACGGCTGCTCCAACATCCTCTTCGTGGGCCGCGCGGTGCCCAGCAAGTACGTGGACGACGTGCTGCGTGTCTTCACCGCCTACCAGCGCCTGTACCAACCCAAGAGCCGCCTGCTGATCGCGGGCAACATCCACCGCGACGCGCCCTACGGCGGCTTCCTGCACGGCCTCAAGGACCTGCTCGGCCCGGAGCGCATCCAGTTCCTGGGCCGCGTGAACGCCGCGCAGCTGTCCGCCTGCTTCGCCTCCGCCACCGCCTACCTGTCCATGAGCCGGCACGAGGGCTTCGGCGTGCCCCTCCTGGAGGCCATGTACCGAGACGTCCCCGTCGTCGCGTACGGCGCCGCCGCCGTCCCGGAGACCCTGGGCGGCGCGGGCCTCACCACCTTCTCGCGCGAGCCCGTGGACGTGGCGCAGCTGCTCGCCGTGCTGGAGCGAGACCCCGGCCTGCGCGCCCAGGTCCTCGACGCGCAGCGCGCCCGCGTCGCCGCCCTGTCCCAGAAGGCCGTGGCCGCGCAGGTGCGCACCGCCCTGCAGGGGTGGTTGGGGGGTCGAGGGCCCGGAGCGACCTCCGCGGCGCTCCCCACGGCCGCCATCGAGCTCGTCTGTCCCGGCCTCTGCGCGCGGCCGGAGGCCCCCATGTCGCGGCTCGCGCGCGAGCTGCACCGGCGCCTGCCCGATTCGCGCCTGCTCGCCCTGCGGGGGCGCGGAGAGGCGCCCGTCCTCTCGCTCGGGCCCCAGACCCGGGACGGCGTGCCCGTGTGGCACTTCACGCCAGACCAGCCCGTGGGCCCCGCCCCGGAGCCGCTGCCGGGCTCGTCGTCGCTGGAGACGGCGGTGCGGGCCTCGCCCGCGACGGTGGTGCTCCTGGGCACGGACACCGCGGCGGCGCAGGCGCTGATGCCGGGCGTGGGCCGCCGGAGCTGGGGCGTGCGCGACGCGGCCGCCGCGTCCGACGAGGCCTCCACGGAGGCCGCCCGGCAACACCTGGGGCCTCGCCTCCTGGAGCTGGACCGCGCGGACATCGACGCGGTGGCCCAGCAGCTGGTCCAGGCGCTGTCATCGAAACGAGGAGCCCGCCATGCACGCCGATGATCTGCTCACGGCCCAGCCCACGGCCCAGGCCGTGGCCGCCGCCACCGAGCGCCTCCCCGAGCCGTCCACCGCCGCGCGCGACCAGCTGCGGCGCACGCTCGCCGCGTCCCTGCGCGCGCCCTCCGCGGGCCAGTGGCCGGCGCTGCTGTTGGAGGCGCGCTCGAAGGCGGACGTGCGCTACGTGGAGCCCGCGACGTCGCACCGCCCCGTGCTGGGCCCCGTGCTCGTCTTCGCCAAGCGCTCCTTCCGGGGCGCGTTCCAGCCCTTCATCAACGAGGTGCTTCGGCGCCAGGTGCACTTCAACGAAGCCATCCTGGACGCGCTCACCGTCGTCATCGAGAACCAGCGCGAACACGCGCGCACGCAGGCCCTGTGGCGCCGTGAGATGGAGGGCCGTTTGAAGCAGCTTGAAAAGGATCCGCCAGGCCCATCCTCCCATTGAGTGCATGGTCGCCTGCCCGACGGGACGGCGGCCGGACAGGGCGTTGACGCAGCAACCTTCTCCGCGCTACATCGGCCGCTCGCTTCGCCTGCCTCGTCAATCCTGAGGGGGATGCCACGGGGAGACTCAACGGCGGCGGCGAATCGTTTCCTCCGGGCCGCATCCAGCCCACGACGCGAGTTGCCAAGGCATGAAGATCGGGTTCCTCGTTGGAGACATCGCCAATATCTCCGGTGGTTCCAACGTCATCCTCGAATACGCCTCCCGGTTGCAGGACCTTGGCCACGAGGCCGTCCTCATCACCCCGGGCCCCGTCAAGCTGACGTATCCGCTGTGGCACCCGCGACTGGCGGACCTGCCGCGCCGGTCGCTCGCGGAGGCCGAGGGCGAGTCGTTCGACTTCGCGTTGGCGACGTGGTGGATCACGTTCTACGACCTGTGGCGCGTCAACGCCCGGGTGTACGGCTACCTGAACCAGAGCCTGGAGTCGCGCTTCCACGCGGAGCGCCACTACAAGCTGCTCAACCGGCAGACGTATTCGCTGCCGCTGCTCTTCGTCACCGAGGCGAAGTGGCTGGTGGAGTTCATCCAGACGCTCCAGCCGGAGGGGCGGTCCCTCTACGTCCAGAACGGCCTGTCCCGCGACCACTTCCCCTGCGTGCAGGCCCCGCCGGAGCGCGGCGGGAAGCTGCGCGTGCTGGTGGAGGGCCCCTGGGGCGTGGGCTTCAAGGGCGTTCCGGAGACCTTCGAGGTGCTGGAGCTGGCGGCCGCCCAGGGTGTCCAGTTCGAGACAGGCTGGCTGGCATCGTCGTCCGGTGGACAGAAGCCCACCGTGGGAGGGCAGCCGGTGCAGGTGCACGAGCGCATCCCCATCAACCAGGTGCACCAGGTCTACGGCCAGTACGACGTGCTGCTGAAGCTGTCCCGCGTGGAGGGCATGTTCGGCCCGCCGCTGGAGATGTTCTCGCAGGGCGGCACCGCCATCACGTACACGGTCACCGGCACCGACGAGTACATGGTGCACGGGCAGAACTCGCTGATGGTGGAGCCGTACAACCACCGGCAGATCGTCCAGTTCCTGCGCCTGTTGAGCACGCAGCCCGCGTACCTGGCGCACCTGCGCGCGAACGCGCTCGCCACCGCGAAGGCGTTCACGGACTGGGAGTCGAGCACGCGCCAGGTGGCCTCCGGCCTGGAGGCCCTGCACGCGGAGGGCTGGACGAACACGCACCTGCGCCCCGCCCTGGCCGCGATGTCCACGATGCACGGCCACTGGCTGGACGACGTCTGGCGCGGGGCGCGAGGGGAAGGCGCCTCCCCGCTGCACCCGTACGTGGGGCCCGGCGAGCAGGTGCTGCTCGAGCGCTACCGCCGGTTCAAGAAGTCCCGCCCCGTCCGCGCGCTGCAGAACCTGGTGTCCGACGACTTCAAGAAGTCCCTGCGCGCGCGCATCACGCGAGTCCTGTCATGAGAGTCCATCCGCCCTCCTCCCTCCAGCGCGTCGCCTTCCTGGGCGAGCCGGCCTTCGAGCCGCACGTGCCCGTGCAGGCGGCATGGGCCGAGGTCCGCTTCTTCCCCGTGACCGCCGGCCGGTGGGAGGACGCCATCGGCGCCGCCCAGGCGTGGGGCGCGAACGCGACGCTCGTCTTCCGCCCGCAGGACCTCACGCCGGAGCTGGCGGCGCGGCTGCCCGGGAGCATGAGCATTGGCGTCATCCCCGCGCCGCTCTTCAGCGCGGATGAGATGGAGCGGCTCTCCCGCATGTCCGGCCCGGACGTGAAGGGCTTCCGCTGGCTCACGTACCTGGAGACGCCCACGTCGCCGGAGCTGGCGCGGCTGCCGCTGCTGCAGACGCTGCCCCTGCCGGTGGACACCGCCCGGTGCCCCACGGGCCCGCGGCTGGACTGCCGCCGGGTGCTGGTGGCGGACTGGGCCAGCCCGACGCCGGAGGCGCTGGAGGCGCTGCGCAAGGTGGGCCCGGTGGACGTGCTGCCGTCGCAGGCCACGGCCGGGGACATCACCCGCGCGCTGGAGCAGGCCGGGACCCTGGTGTACGCGTCGCGAGACCTGATGGGCCGGTTTGATCCGCTGCCGCTGCTGGCCATGGCGCACGGGCTGCTCGTCATCGCCGACACGGTCTTCGCCCCCGAGTGGAACATCGAGCCGGAGGACGAGTTCCTCTACCGGCCGGACGGCCAGTGGGCGCGCTCGTTGGATGAGACCGTGCGCATGCCGGTGTCCTTCCGGGCGGTGCGCATCCGGGCCTGGCAGAAGATGCGCGAGGCGTTCGACGCGTCCGCGTGCTTCCAGCGCGTGCTCCACGACGCGCACCTCTTCGCGGACCCGGTGGCGCACCTGGCGTCGCT
It encodes the following:
- a CDS encoding glycosyltransferase, giving the protein MHIHQLVTRLAWGDAIGNQVRYLQSLLRSWGHTSEIYADAWDDACRDQVRAAKSYPREATRDSVLLVHHSFESKLVPLIARARGRKLLVYHNITPARLFEGFDRGAVLACDAARQELLALRPHVDGAFAYSRFSAEELVAAGYPRVDVLPFAIDWHAFDTPPDPALMAELDDGCSNILFVGRAVPSKYVDDVLRVFTAYQRLYQPKSRLLIAGNIHRDAPYGGFLHGLKDLLGPERIQFLGRVNAAQLSACFASATAYLSMSRHEGFGVPLLEAMYRDVPVVAYGAAAVPETLGGAGLTTFSREPVDVAQLLAVLERDPGLRAQVLDAQRARVAALSQKAVAAQVRTALQGWLGGRGPGATSAALPTAAIELVCPGLCARPEAPMSRLARELHRRLPDSRLLALRGRGEAPVLSLGPQTRDGVPVWHFTPDQPVGPAPEPLPGSSSLETAVRASPATVVLLGTDTAAAQALMPGVGRRSWGVRDAAAASDEASTEAARQHLGPRLLELDRADIDAVAQQLVQALSSKRGARHARR
- a CDS encoding glycosyltransferase family 4 protein, yielding MKIGFLVGDIANISGGSNVILEYASRLQDLGHEAVLITPGPVKLTYPLWHPRLADLPRRSLAEAEGESFDFALATWWITFYDLWRVNARVYGYLNQSLESRFHAERHYKLLNRQTYSLPLLFVTEAKWLVEFIQTLQPEGRSLYVQNGLSRDHFPCVQAPPERGGKLRVLVEGPWGVGFKGVPETFEVLELAAAQGVQFETGWLASSSGGQKPTVGGQPVQVHERIPINQVHQVYGQYDVLLKLSRVEGMFGPPLEMFSQGGTAITYTVTGTDEYMVHGQNSLMVEPYNHRQIVQFLRLLSTQPAYLAHLRANALATAKAFTDWESSTRQVASGLEALHAEGWTNTHLRPALAAMSTMHGHWLDDVWRGARGEGASPLHPYVGPGEQVLLERYRRFKKSRPVRALQNLVSDDFKKSLRARITRVLS